A genomic region of Miscanthus floridulus cultivar M001 chromosome 3, ASM1932011v1, whole genome shotgun sequence contains the following coding sequences:
- the LOC136544088 gene encoding zinc finger BED domain-containing protein RICESLEEPER 2-like has product MSAAMIEKYDKYWADIHGLMAVAVILDPRLKMTMLHACYIALFGEEAAGKYVTEAQELLTVLMKHYHVKDQDSMATSSGGAPSTVSAAAVLSIFKTLAANKKTTSFVRSKNELDRYLEEETLPHDENDYFDILGWWKLEGARYPTLRLIAHDILAIPITTIASELAFSTSERILSEHRSRLTPKMLEALMCNQSWLRHNLKDEGDGRFNSFWSCLEDNEEDLKDESCITRADSD; this is encoded by the exons ATGTCTGCTGCCATGATAGAAAAGTATGATAAGTATTGGGCTGACATCCATGGTCTTATGGCTGTTGCTGTTATTCTTGATCCACGTCTTAAGATGACAATGTTACATGCTTGCTATATTGCCCTTTTTGGAGAAGAGGCTGCTGGAAAATATGTTACAGAGGCCCAGGAATTGCTTACTGTTTTAATGAAACATTATCATGTGAAAGACCAAGACTCTATGGCTACATCCTCTGGTGGTGCCCCTTCTACAGTTAGTGCAGCTGCTGTGTTGTCCATATTTAAAACCCTTGCTGCAAATAAGAAGACTACAAGCTTTGTTAGAAGTAAGAATGAGCTTGATCGCTACTTGGAAGAGGAAACTCTTCCTCATGATGAGAATGATTATTTTGATATCCTTGGCTGGTGGAAGTTGGAGGGAGCTCGTTATCCTACTTTGAGGCTAATTGCTCATGACATTTTGGCTATTCCAATCACCACAATTGCTTCTGAATTGGCTTTCAGTACTAGTGAGAGGATTTTAAGTGAGCATCGCAGTCGTCTTACTCCTAAAATGTTGGAAGCTTTGATGTGCAACCAAAGTTGGCTTCGTCACAATCTCAAAG ATGAGGGTGATGGAAGGTTCAATAGCTTTTGGTCATGCCTtgaagacaatgaagaagatctGAAAGATGAATCTTGCATCACTAGAGCAGATTCCGACTAA